The Salmo salar chromosome ssa06, Ssal_v3.1, whole genome shotgun sequence genome window below encodes:
- the utp18 gene encoding U3 small nucleolar RNA-associated protein 18 homolog, giving the protein MDKVGIHSRKGRETKKRVSEPEPDYEEEVLKKHKNAQAVTVLGEEDASVKLLEELVFGAEDDLVERLVEDREDGGATLLDDDDSSDSDVENEAQLKVQPTRTAVWKDEDDDLEEEVDMTHRFRRDLAKSDAEAKMSKQKLQQRMKEQFQKAMGGMPSWAETKVKKKNKKKDDSDEDSDGDDLMRKTGNFVGSSDSLPKGIIRMKKCLHANNDRPSEDRLTTVQFHPSAQVVMTAGLDQSISLFQVDGKTNPKIQSIHLEKFPVHKAQFSVNGEQVVATSFRNKLFYIYDMMEGKVIPVHTVRGLREQRVKEFEVSPDGESLLLTGTSGYLHVLTMKTKEVVKSMKINGNIAGVAFSHDGSKVFTNSEEGEVYIWDMRSSKCLNRFTDDGCVSGTSMAASKNGQYLACGSAAGVVNVYSQEECMRQNNPKPLKTIMNLVTSATSLRFNPTSEILAIASRADDEAARLVHIPSFTVFSNFPMFQRKTIYRAHRLDFSPNSGFFSLANNKGHAPLFRLLHYKDF; this is encoded by the exons ATGGACAAAGTCGGTATACACtctagaaaggggagagagacgaAGAAGAGAGTCTCTGAGCCAGAGCCTGACTACGAGGAAGAAGTgttaaaaaaacacaaaaacgcCCAGGCAGTGACTGTTTTGGGCGAAGAAGATGCATCTGTAAAACTTCTTGAAGAGCTTGTTTTTGGTGCTGAAGATGATCTTGTGGAAAGGCTCGTGGAG GACAGAGAGGATGGAGGTGCCACACTTCTGGATGATGACGATTCCAGCGATTCCGATGTAGAGAATGAAGCACAGCTGAAGGTTCAGCCAACAAGGACAGCAGTATGgaaggatgaggatgatgatcTGGAGGAAGA AGTGGACATGACACACCGGTTCCGTAGAGACCTGGCCAAGAGTGATGCAGAGGCCAAGATGTCCAAACAGAAGTTACAGCAGAGGATGAAAGAACA GTTCCAAAAAGCAATGGGTGGAATGCCGTCCTGGGCAGAGACAAAAGTAAAGAAAAAGAATAAGAAAAAAG ATGACTCTGATGAAGACTCTGATGGAGACGACCTGATGAGGAAGACGGGCAACTTTGTGGGCTCATCCGACAGCCTTCCCAAAGGAATCATACGG ATGAAGAAGTGCCTACACGCCAACAACGATCGGCCGTCTGAGGACAGACTGACCACGGTGCAGTTCCACCCCTCTGCCCAGGTTGTCATGACAGCAGGGCTCGACCAGTCCATCTCTCTGTTCCAG gtTGATGGGAAGACCAACCCTAAGATCCAGAGTATTCACCTGGAGAAGTTCCCGGTGCACAAGGCCCAGTTCAgcgtgaatggggagcaggtggtGGCCACCAGTTTCAGGAACAAGCTGTTCTACATCTACGACATGATGGAGGGCAAGGTCATCCCTGTCCACACTgtcagag GTCTGAGGGAACAGAGGGTGAAAGAGTTTGAAGTCTCCCCTGATGGAGAATCCCTCCTTCTCACTGGCACCTCCGGATACCTCCATGTGTTAACAATGAAG acaAAGGAGGTAGTGAAAAGCATGAAGATCAACGGAAACATTGCGGGAGTGGCTTTTTCCCACGACGGCAGCAAAGTCTTCACCAATTCTG AGGAGGGTGAGGTGTACATATGGGACATGAGGAGCAGTAAATGCCTGAACAGGTTCACAGATGATGGCTGTGTGAGTGGGACCTCCATGGCTGCATCCAAGAACGGACAGTATCTGGCCTGCGG GTCAGCGGCAGGTGTGGTGAACGTGTACTCCCAGGAGGAGTGTATGCGGCAGAACAACCCCAAGCCTCTGAAGACCATCATGAACCTGGTGACCTCTGCCACCTCTCTCCGCTTCAACCCCACCTCCGAGATCCTGGCCATTGCCTCCAGGGCTGACGACGAGGCTGCCCGATTG GTTCATATCCCCAGCTTCACAGTGTTCTCCAACTTCCCCATGTTCCAGAGGAAAACCATATACAGGGCCCACCGCCTGGACTTCTCCCCAAACAGCGGCTTCTTCTCTCTGGCCAACAACAAGGGCCATGCCCCTCTCTTCAG GTTGTTGCATTACAAAGACTTTTGA
- the LOC106607507 gene encoding uncharacterized protein: MRPNILSADTRLIMAIVEIIIKQINARLAQLMLKGGASQGAEAPSTSISSPSSQFAEQMLRTITTTMNGHTMGQMALTRLSGKSPLEIESRLETELGPLAGQVIVATISSIQRAKSNAQTRHEVQVSSPCTYFLSAVSAEVQSLVVQRSGIRMSARQSGSDHLLNLSRAKITRAVELKMAEMYGGSLWDWSLTEQNIQPRHDRITAMSSDLVDLVVDDTLDALGYLENQALSGPQTAGSLTGIEGLDIDGVARDMVRKAAPKLKASMSEFELEGGSRSSQGSSGPSNHSPLPRSHSDLRMLCVRSAVAVRTALQVIKTELDSNSEESFDPCQMARNLLARLVSSVESIDDLEIGEMLQGPSAIMEPEAIREHPDISSTAIYHSLLIDCPFPPSERVQETIILSHPLTAQDVTTRGEKQHPADLQTDSLMAEYLAKAQQVGTQVIRDASLTMDILSAHISSRNIAEASTRILESLLVDLNEAVEVSRAGGSKFWEQVQLSSQKLYSTAVDKLKSLYTGCHLTNERDHQDTHVTADKIQDMEVSTNNDLKDPTVAVSQESVRRSAKKILTKVLNVIKAGVAGSEHSSLGEQMTEKCQLATEMLDSILNRLEDDEPDVGEEDHLHVMSVRDVYQDVSSKTSQVCMMVSSQAMDPLTDDVSAATSVHDIVPRSERCLSQATSTHRSGTSQASSDFVVEDMSELHSNRTDTELPVRCTSTAVADTETRHVPSARVKKKSQGQRFSCCPKLPTVRIKVFKSRVEPESHLTQKELPSQRFSTSRVALDDDHVVPFIPQLEDDLPPAPAQESHKRPLLVRVFRAISRAISKPFKGCACCRKN; this comes from the exons ATGAGGCCTAATATTCTGTCTGCGGACACCAGGCTGATCATGGCCATTGTGGAGATCATTATCAAACAGATCAACGCCAGACTAGCCCAGCTCATGCTGAAAGGAGGTGCCAGTCAGGGAGCCGAAGCTCCTTCGACCAGCATCAGCTCACCGAGCAGTCAGTTTGCTGAACAGATGCTGCGGACAATCACAACCACAATGAATGGCCATACCATGGGACAGATGGCGCTCACTCGGCTGTCTGGAAAGTCCCCTCTGGAGATTGAGAGCAGGCTTGAGACAGAGTTAGGACCACTGGCAGGTCAGGTCATTGTTGCAACCATCAGCAGCATCCAGAGGGCGAAGAGCAACGCTCAGACAAGACATGAGGTTCAGGTGTCCTCCCCTTGCACCTACTTCCTGTCAGCGGTGTCGGCCGAGGTGCAGAGTCTGGTGGTCCAGAGATCAGGGATTAGGATGTCGGCCAGACAGTCAGGCAGCGACCACCTGCTGAACCTGTCTCGGGCGAAGATCACCAGGGCCGTCGAGCTGAAAATGGCTGAAATGTACGGCGGATCCCTGTGGGATTGGTCCCTGACAGAACAGAATATCCAGCCACGTCATGACAGAATCACTGCCATGTCCAGTGATTTGGTGGATTTGGTGGTCGATGATACCCTGGATGCCCTTGGATATCTAGAGAACCAGGCATTATCCGGGCCCCAGACCGCTGGATCCCTGACAGGGATTGAAGGCCTCGACATTGATGGTGTGGCAAGGGACATGGTCCGGAAAGCTGCACCCAAACTCAAAGCCTCCATGTCTGAGTTTGAGCTGGAGGGGGGATCCAGATCCTCACAGGGCAGCAGTGGTCCCTCAAACCACTCACCTCTGCCTCGCTCCCACTCCGACCTAAGGATGCTCTGTGTCCGGTCAGCAGTGGCAGTCAGAACTGCCCTGCAAGTGATAAAAACAGAGCTTGACAGCAACTCAGAGGAGTCCTTTGATCCGTGCCAGATGGCTAGAAACCTTCTAGCGCGTCTAGTGTCGAGTGTCGAGAGCATCGACGATCTGGAAATTGGTGAGATGCTCCAGGGCCCCTCAGCAATCATGGAGCCAGAGGCTATAAGAGAACACCCAGACATATCTTCCACTGCCATCTACCACTCCCTGCTCATTGATTGTCCATTCCCACCATCAGAGAGGGTTCAGGAAACAATTATCCTAAGCCATCCACTCACTGCACAGGATGTGACCACACGGGGAGAAAAGCAGCATCCTGCTGACCTTCAGACCGACAGCCTAATGGCAGAATACCTTGCCAAGGCACAACAGGTAGGGACTCAGGTCATAAGAGATGCTTCTTTGACCATGGACATCCTGTCAGCCCACATCTCTTCAAGGAACATTGCTGAGGCCTCAACTCGCATTCTTGAGTCCCTTCTAGTGGACTTAAACGAGGCAGTTGAGGTGAGTAGGGCAGGGGGGAGCAAGTTCTGGGAACAGGTCCAGTTATCCTCCCAGAAACTTTACAGCACAGCTGTGGACAAGCTGAAGAGTTTGTACACTGGTTGCCACCTCACCAACGAGCGAGACCACCAGGATACCCATGTAACCGCTGACAAAATTCAGGACATGGAAGTGTCTACCAACAATGACCTCAAAGACCCAACAGTTGCAGTCAGCCAGGAGTCAGTCAGACGCAGTGCCAAGAAGATCCTCACAAAGGTTCTGAATGTGATCAAGGCCGGAGTAGCTGGCTCAGAGCACTCATCTCTGGGCGAGCAGATGACCGAAAAGTGCCAACTGGCCACGGAGATGTTGGACTCCATTCTGAACAGACTAGAAGATGATGAGCCTGATGTGGGTGAAGAGGATCATCTTCATGTGATGTCTGTCCGTGATGTCTACCAGGATGTCTCATCTAAAACCTCTCAGGTTTGTATGATGGTGAGTAGCCAGGCGATGGACCCGCTGACCGATGATGTGTCTGCCGCGACCTCTGTGCATG ATATTGTGCCCAGGTCAGAGAGATGTCTCTCTCAGGCCACAAGTACACACAGGTCCGGTACAAGCCAGGCCTCCAGTGACTTTGTTGTTGAGGACATGTCTGAGCTCCATTCCAACCGCACTGACACTGAATTGCCTGTGAGGTGCACTTCTACAGCTGTTGCCGATACAGAGACTCGTCACGTCCCCTCTGCCAGAGTGAAGAAGAAGAGCCAGGGCCAGAGGTTCAGTTGCTGCCCAAAGTTGCCAACGGTCAGGATCAAG GTGTTCAAGAGCAGAGTGGAACCAGAGAGCCACCTCACTCAAAAGGAGCTGCCTTCGCAGCGTTTCAGCACCTCTCGAGTTGCGCTGG ATGATGATCATGTTGTCCCATTCATTCCCCAACTTGAGGACGACCTGCCACCAGCACCTGCACAGGAGTCCCATAAACGTCCCCTGTTGGTCAGGGTGTTCCGGGCCATTTCCAGAGCCATCTCAAAACCATTCAAGGGCTGTGCTTGTTGTAGGAAGAATTAG